caaatatctgtgctcatcacacaaataaatgccgttagcgggattcgaatccaggaccgcggctcagcaggcagggtcactaccgactgagccagaccggatTTAATGATTTGGCCATTCAATATTGCTCACTTAAAAAGGGTTACACTAagtgagttttcacattatccaatccgatattggatgtgggagcgatatcccatacattacagacaccaacttggattttttctattgaaatccttctgacatccgatatcagatcggataatgtgaaaacggtctaagaaTGATGGCATCCTCCAGTTTTTTTATTCTTCTCTTGGATTTGCTTTCAATCTCCATCCATTGCTTATGTTGCTAAAATTTACTTGATCCTTTCATTAAAGACCTTTACAAGCAAAAAAAAGTCCTAATTAAGATGGATATGGAAGAACATTCAATAAATTACTACAACtgtaaattatgattttaaccagaaacttttataaaaatgtcaTCATTTAAATGTGATTTATTATTGTTGTTATTGGTGTGGGCCCATTGGGAGTCATCAGTCAAGCAGTGATGTATTGTGACAGCTCTGTAAGTTTCAAGATACTTTACTAATGTCTTGATTCCAAGTTATTCCAGGATTCTTGGGCTGTAATGTCTTGTACCTGATAGGGGTGCCATACACGCAGCCCTAAGTAGGTACTACTTAACATTAGTGGTCCgcacacagaccaacccctatagacatctattacaagacgactcgcggtggccagccttcctagtatttgcactgatataagcgcgggcgctcgccgtgcccgatcagtatcgaccaagtaacagacccgaaagcagcgcgtgtttttcgcacaaaaaaattggaaaagggtattttgatgccttaaagatgtccacctgtagtgtgaaatggtgtggaaaggtaacaagaagctcaaatttaaaaacagacggcattacattccacaaataagtcatatttataatttattcagagccggcataggtcaacttacattggccacttacgcgtcagtagagggacagtcatacttctgtcccttttcatctggcgcgactgcccgccgtccttgaaacggccaatcacagcgcgcttaacacattccccgcccgctcctcgcaccccaaacactggtgactcgtatcgcgaaccaaatatacaagactgccactctataggaggttctctgtgggtcCGCAGGAACAAAGAATGTGCAAGTGATTTACCCAGGTCCTGTTTGTTGACAGTCCAACTCCAGTTATTGAAGCCCCACTGCGCATGTCCAAAGTTGATGAGTTGCTGTCTCCTCTGCTGCTGGTCACTCTCATCATCACAGGGCACCGCCTCTGACAGAGGCACACTGTCTGGCTGGAAAACCATAGATTAATGCTTTGATGAACATAGTTTTTTGACCACAGATCCACATAAGGATTAACACAATATTGCGGAACCaggttgattttttttatgttaactAATTGTTGGTTGTTTTAAggctaaaaatttaaatttttctgttttacacatattatttaatgtactttTTAGGACATAAAAGTTGtgaaataagaaaccatttttttaattgtagGGTTATAATTTTTTATAATCACTAACTAATTAACACCAACCACAAATTACCAGTGGGTTCACATTTGAACTTTAATCCCTGCGGTTCTAACCGGCTATTCCGGACAGTAACCGTAACCTTTCCGACCGAGGAATGTAATAAGGGGCAGCTCCACCACCtacttacatattaaattaGTGCACAAGTACTGCAGTCAATCGTTAAACATACGCGTAGTATTTTAGTGTGATATAAATTGGACTAAAGCAGCCGCATTGCACAATCACAGAGACACGAAATCACCTCCGTTCTTCTCGAAGAATAATGTAAACTACTTGGTTATTTACCATTTTTATGTTGCAATTGGCCACTGGATACCCTGGTTTACGCTGCATATTTTGATGGACACCGGCTGAAGCCTCAAAATCTGAAAACGTGTAAAAGACAGCTATCCAATATCCAGCTGTTACTTTGAAACTTTGTGTATTTCAAGGTAAATTTGGCAAAATCGCGATGTTCAACAAAACAAGTATTGACATTTTGCGCGGATGTTTATACTTTTTTATTCATAGACAATTTGAGTGAGGCCCTCACACAAGTAATTTACCGGTTTTTACTtgagatttatcgaaaaattggttgtctgtaaagtcggtttacggacggtagtttaacgtgataacgtcaaacattacagtagtatagacaggggcggtcagagtatagcaaaaggggcccgattctgggacttttttcacgtttttttatttatttatttatttatttattaaaaatacacaaaagttaacagtatttcaccaaagcacttatgtggtaatataattatgtacaagttaaattgacataaataaaagcaaacacacttaaaagttaaactatggttattacattaatcacctaagtagtgtagagtctatgaaccttaagagttttctgtaaaacacaccaacactatcagcaaatatgtcaatatcgtctgtctccaacatgatgcggttaagagcagctcgggctcgagcggtgcgccggccgccgcgaacaggcgccgccgccgccgcgccggcaccgcgcccggcatgccaaccaccacattcgctcttggcacttgcagccccatcctctcaagcacggatgcgtcatctactctatggtgaaacagttggcggtaatgcagcagcagtttccgtctggtttctagagtttgaagaccaaccattcctgttacgaatagagatggatacataatatgggtaatatccgtacagtcgtttgtaaatgtgcctacagaacttcctctgcactctttctagtgaTTTTCCAATAACTTTTGGGAATACGGGTGTGAGTAGATAGATAAAAAACCTTTAACACAATTATCAGAAGTGAATACTTACAATCTTTCCTCAAAGCTCTTCGCTCCATCCATTTACCGCAATGATGGCAATGTTTGCCAAAGCAGACCAGATTTGGCTATGAAAAAACAtacgtatatatattataatccttaaaaaatatatgttttactataatagaaagtaatattgcaaatacttacaatttttggcattgtatgaccatttcaattttcaaataaaaccttaGACCTATATATAGGGACCCGACATGTTGTTCTatgccatagatttatatatattaagctagattgaatttttaagccaaaaacttttactagtctgacaagaactcctttctgcaccggtgataaagttcaatttagtatggcaaaaaagtgtgagctcagtccctattgtaccatgtttagcggcccaaatgtcattgtcagtgagttccaaagacaggggacagcggaatcacattttttgccatactaaattgaaccttattactgagacaaaaaggtgaccgttttcgctattctgaactatcgaaaacggtccacatgagagggcattgtttgggctggtgtccctctcgcacgtgtggccagtgttaatgagccataatagtagtatttttatatatatatatattacctgactttataacttcttatattattttagtgttatattcaaactagggtttcgatatatttcaaagaattggaaaataattacgatgtaattattttgatgccaataaatcaaagatttgtataattaaaaacgacgttcactgaataatgttgacattgtcagtaagtgcgagagggacaccagcccaaataatgacctctcatgtggacacactttttgacctaactacacaatctagtttaataattctaaatctatgatgagttcagacgggatatgttctgtaaaaagtcgtataaattaaaataattaattttgtaaagctgagtttagacatgcaagttattgctgcaagttttgagacagaagtatatgctagaaagagatgcagatatttgccactcactcttacctatagttgcgtctcaaaacttgcagcaataacttgctggtctaaactcagcttaacgagaacaacacacgggcgcgccatctgtcccagctgtggtgctttactcaggccacacgctataaccataccgagcgcatcgatcagccgcttagttccaacgcgcgccaatagatggcgctaaagctatattgcgaaacgggacaatgacgtcatctttttcgtgcatgctgcccgtagtaacgagttattagacgttatcacgtcaaaaactACCACGGAAGTAACTaactttttaaagtttttttaccTGGCTATACTCAAATGTCAGTGTCAACTGTCAATGGTACCGAGACCCGGTGTTAGGGTTATCAATAGTATCAATACTGTTTTCATTAAAAACCTAATCGTAGCAGTTATTTGTGAAAGAAATCATATTTTAAACCACTGTAAACAATGTCTGAGTTCATAGATATAGATGGCAGCATACTGGAAGGGGTaagaatatataaaatatatgtacacattttcaatattttctaGGTTTACAAAGTGAAACATCTGTCTACTTTCTGATACTGATCAATTGTTTTATATGTTCCAGGGAGGACAAATACTACGATTATCAATATCTTTAAGTGCTATACTAGGAATTCCTGTAAGAATATCGAAGATACGAGCTGGACGAAGTAAGCCTGGCTTAGCCGCTCAGCATTGCAAAGGTATAATTTTTACAATCATCTACCAATAATTCTGCTATGATATAAGAGAGAAGTAGACAAAATTAGTGTCTGCCAAGATATATTTTACTCTGCTTTCTAACCATACTTTTTGTACTTCTAAGGTCTGAGTAAAAATAATcttgtagtaaaattacattatttctTTATAGGAATCCTACTAGTTGCTGAAATGTGTCACGCCAAGACAAAAGGAGCCGAAGTTGGATCTACAGAAGTAGAATTTTCTCCTAAAATGATTAGAGGTGGTCAATACTTTGCTGATCCTCAGACAGCTGGGTATggttttaaatacatacatacatataatcacgcctgtatcccataaaggggtaggcagagcacatggactactaagtttcagtgccactcttggcaaaaaggggttgaaagaaatccaaattgtgacattgcagtgacaggttgccagcctctcgcccacgccacaatttaacccatatcccacagtcgacttctacgacacccacgggaagaaagggggtggtgaattcttaacccgtcaccacacagtaaTGGTGGTAACGGTAatggttttaaataaatttctgaaattaaataataattgatctaattattttcatagttaCAAATGTAGAGCAAGCTGTAGAGTCAACTAACCCTTTTGCAAACAAGTTCTTTACAGGGTTGGCTAGATCTCTGCAATTTATAGTTACTGTATATTAGCTTTTTTCTTGACAGTGTCCTTGCATGTTTATGTCTTCCTAAATTTGTGCCTAACAAACATCCTAActgcgagctcactccatcataggccaTGCCCTTGGTTAGTCTGTGGccagcccatttataataataaaaaagtgaccaaggcctccaaccGTCCCAAGCTGGATCATTGGACGTCACATCAACAAATCATTGCACCTCAAACATTATCCTGTTATAGATCCATCAGCCTGCTTCTCCAAGTGTCCCTACCCTGTGCCCTAATGGCCGACGGCCCCGTTACATTCGATTTCCGAGGAGGCACCAATGCAGACATGGCTCCGCAGATAGACTACATGGACAAAGTGTTCAGGCATGCCTTGAGGCAGTTTGGAGCGGACTTTGGGATGACTATTCATAGGAGAGGGTGAGTCGTACTTTGTAATTTACGAAAATATCGTCACCCTAGTTCACAATCGTACTAATTACTCGGAAAAAATGTTTATGTACTAAGGTATTAATTACAACATTATTTTAGCCGTAATTAGTACAACTGTGAACTATGGTAATATCTCATAAAatgtgtgcacgggaaaacgtcccactttgtggattgctataaagccgcattgtcagtttattcatataaagttacaagtaaatcttgccttaatggtaaccgacaaagtgggacgttgtactaaacacactcacaaatgatTGACATTAGGTACTAATCAGCTTCAAGAACGTCTCATTTGACCATTTAAAGAAAAGCAACTGTAAACTTaacagggttcgaggatatatatcaatggatatatatcaagatatatatccgatatatatcggatatatatccagctgggttcgacgatatatatcaatggatataaataaatatccgatataatatcattttttttataattaatgcaatacaaaaatggtcaaaaaatttaacattgttaaaaatatagtttttatgtgtttgttactctttttctactaaatgttatgttttttagtagatttttccttatctaaagtggtattcataaataatgcaacaaaataataatatgccttccatacaaaatggatatatatcaaagttgatatatatccgatatatatcataaatatccgatattttgatatttattataaatatcggatattttcgaaccctgaaACTTAAAGATTTTAAACATTGGTTAAAATATATGTAGCTGTAAATAAAGTAAGCCTAAAATAccatctttttgtattttttgtgtgcagaatttttaagaaaaagtaTAGAACGGCTGTAATACACTATTTCATAGTCTCGTCCATTCTAGTACTAataaattcatatatttatttaatttccagTTATTTCCCGAAAGGCGGCGGCGCGGTGACCATAAACGTGAACCCGGTGCGCAGTTTCCGCAGCGTCACGTTGACGGACCCGGGCAGCGTGAACAGAGTCACAGGCACCAGCTTCGTGGCCGGAGTGCTGCCTATCAGTGTAAGTTTAGTTACTTCAAGGGTGTCGGCCACTGTAGTTAATACGAGTTCTGTGTACACTTTATAGTGAGAACCTTGCGGAAAATTACAATAATTTTGAGAAAAAAGTGAACATTTGAACGGCCTCTCCAAACCGCACCTCAGACAATGGTGAACAAATATaagaaagaggcgcattcctacgcacacagtctaagctcgtgtgcgtgagatatagaatagaataaattttattcgtaaacacacaaaagagaaaaatactacaaataggaacatactagagatgggccgaatattcggtattcggcacattcggcaagtttttcaatgttcgtattcggccgaatagttcggttacattgccgaatatttaccgaataaacaaagtaaataagtagcgtaagttgtttcgtttttcatcgcataatgacatcctatttcagcattctacgGTTGGTAGAATGTTGAAAGGGAgataaaatgcgttaaaatataagtataatacaataattatgtaaaaaggtcaaaataacgtagcttaagaaacaaaaatctaaattttcttTAGCACTAAATTACAGGAACATGAAATTATTATGTATTGTATGAGTCCTCgttacttgaaataaatgaattttaatttaattttaatttaatttaattgaaaagtttttaactctaagccaggatttaaaatatggcggaaccgaatattcggccgaatatgttctgttcggtaacagctgaaccgaatgttcggccgaatattcgtattcggcaaagtccgtattcggcccatctctagaacATACaaaaacgagaaggtgccacgaaatggtttaacctcagcatattgctggcgacttccagcgctggtcttccggttaAACTATTCGGtgaaaaacaatcacgacaggtaacatgaacaaaattatggaaaacaacataatatacacaaaaaaaaccaaagatattacatgctttttagggttccgtaccaaaaaggtacaacaggaacccttatggtgcgactctgtccgtctgtcacattcctaaatatctcgagaactactaatgctatcaacttgaaatttggaatagttatgaacattgtaaacctctacaaatagaaagtataatttttttaaatatattaattttaattgtagaaaatggccaaaatgaaaggggggcaaactgtaaatttcaagttactaggtcaagtggggtatcattggaaagagctcaaattgaacgtaaataagctattttttataatttttttgttgtggaaaaaaaaagaattttgaaggaaaatgtaaaaaaaaataccgtcccccgtccccccccccttatctccgaagtttaccgacgaaaaattatgaaaattttagtaaacattggttttatgctaaatattacaggaaaaatataatcgtgtttgtattttgaatactttttttttaattcacaaaaaacttttcagatttttactttcaatttacccacccttgcggatgtatatcgtacttcaaattaatacgagatgttacgtaaaccatcttctgtccaataaagtaaaaactgtttaaatcggttaacattataaagaattatccctgaaaaaccaggtcgcgcaaattagttagcaaattgaccgggagatgcacaataatactcattagtgcctatacttttgtcttctagtcaagtcattagagttatatgaaaatatgagattatttttactaggtagtttgaaagaaagtttgtacggaaccctcggtgggcgagtccgactcgcacttggccggtttttttaaaactaTTACTACTACTGAACGAATTATTTACAATGTTTGGTTGTCTGGGTAAGTCAACAGCATCGTACCGTTTTAGAGGGTCGGACACCGCTTGGCCGTGCATTAAGCCacacaggtcgactggtcgcgttgttgacaggtggtaactgtgaggtaacggagagcgggtgggcggcactttcagcgggaagcgggagtggccatactgtactctttattatactgtgtccaaACCTTTTAGTTTCTAGAACCAAATGTTCTCTATCTAGACACGTATTCTGAACTGATGAGTAGTCCAGTGCTAAGGTTCCGTAGCGTCACGTTGACGGAGCCGGCAGTGTCAACAGAGTCACAGGCACCAGTTTCGTGGCCGGAGTCCTGCCTATCAGTGTTAGTTTACACtacatcctccttgcattatcccggcatttgccgtcTCATGGGACCTTGGggtctttgacaactaatcctaagatttggcgtaggcacttttacaaaagcgactgccatctgaccttccaacccgaagggtaactaggccttattggaattagtccggtttcctcacgatgttttccttcaccgaaaagcgactggcaaatatcaaatgacatttcgcacataagctcCTGAGaagtcattggtgcgagccggggttcgaacccgcgacctccggatcgaaagtcgcacgctcttaccgctaggccaccagcgcttattaGTTTACACTACTACTATTATTGGCTGTTGTTGAAAATCCTAtttaaaatctttattatttatattttccctTCTTGACCGTTCATGAACAGCTCTTACTACAGTCAGtagtgtgacagattaaccaatgaATGAACCAGTTATGGACTGTACTGTGTACTATAAGTATCGATACAGGTGTTACTCATACAATCAaagttatctatttaagtatgtatatcgtcgcttagcactcatagctttgcttagtctgggcacacctcggacactggcgatcaaatatatgaaagaggcgcgttcctagtacacattctaagctcgtataggtgaacgcgtaccatgcttgtatgagtgagatatgacaggtcgatagttcgcgtttttgacaggcggtaactgtgaggtaaccgagagggggtggacggcactttcagcggggagcgggagtggccatactgtacgatagtactctttattatactgtggtttggggctgtgttgatctgtgtaaggtgtccccaatatttatttattttattgttattaaagtttaacgtgtataaataaatattataggacattgttacacagattgactaagtcccacggtaagctcaagaaggcttgtgttgcaggtactcaaacaacgatatatatatgtatatcttgtataaatttgtatatttttctgCAATAGATGGCGCAGCAAATGGCAGAAGGAGCGAAGCAAGAACTGCGATCAGTAGCTGAAACCACCATCAACTGTTACAAGGAGGACAGTCGGATCGCCATCGGCAACTGCAATGGCATGCTGTAAGTACTTTTATGatactttttattgatttctAACATTTTATGAACCGTTTATCCGCTGTAGATCGACGTACCTATAGCTTTTTGCCGAAGTCTGATTAGACTAATATTTCCATGCCGCGTGTAATCTTTTTGCCAAAGTATtttatatcaatggatataaaatacttaataatgGATAGAATGAATGAATGGATAGAAATATGACttgtatttaaatgtaaatacaagTCATATTTCTCGACAGTGCCAGTAACTTGAACTCTGAATCGGAATGTCAAAGTTGTACATCATCTTAACAAGTTTAAAAATGCCTTAAAATTGTTGTTAGCTCAAAAGAGTTACTACTTACTCTATAAAACAATTCTTAGGGACCGTCcgcactcaagagacgcatgtccgccgacgcggaacagacgtcagcgccacgccgcttgaatgtaatttaaaaaacgtctgcactgacgtccgttccgcgtcggcggacatgcgtctcttgagtgtggacggtcccttagATGATAAAGATTTGTGATTAtgtagaatataattatataggtaattattaatttatattttgacatacATGCTCTCAAATTTGTATGTGGTAAG
This window of the Leguminivora glycinivorella isolate SPB_JAAS2020 chromosome 16, LegGlyc_1.1, whole genome shotgun sequence genome carries:
- the LOC125234394 gene encoding RNA 3'-terminal phosphate cyclase, producing the protein MSEFIDIDGSILEGGGQILRLSISLSAILGIPVRISKIRAGRSKPGLAAQHCKGILLVAEMCHAKTKGAEVGSTEVEFSPKMIRGGQYFADPQTAGSISLLLQVSLPCALMADGPVTFDFRGGTNADMAPQIDYMDKVFRHALRQFGADFGMTIHRRGYFPKGGGAVTINVNPVRSFRSVTLTDPGSVNRVTGTSFVAGVLPISMAQQMAEGAKQELRSVAETTINCYKEDSRIAIGNCNGMLLTCTTSTGHVLGSDALGRRGAEARAAGADAARRLRADIDAGACLDQYCQDQVILFMALAEGTSSVTVGEVTLHTRTAIHIAEMLAKVKFEIHPHGSQNTIECTGLGLINNNLPT